GCGCGGGTGCTGGCGGGCGTCCCGGCCCCCGACCCCGGCGCCGACGTGCGGCTGTGGGTCGACCGGGTCTTCCACGTGCGCGGCACCGGCACCGTCGTGACCGGCACGCTGCCGGCCGGCACCGTGCACGAGGGCGACGTGCTCGACGGCCCGGGCGGGCCCGTGCGGGTGCGCCGCGTCGAGTCGCTGGGCCGCCGCCGCGACGCCGTGACGGGGGTCGCCCGGGTCGCGCTGGCGCTCGCCGACCGCTCCCCCGGCGCCGTCGACGCCCTGGGCCGCGGCGCCGCGCTGGTCACCCCCGGCGCCTTCCTCGACGTCGACCTGCTCGACGTCGAGGTCACCGGCCCCGACCTCGACCGGCTGCCCGAGCGGCCGCTGCTGCACGTCGGCTCGACCCAGCTGGCCGTGCACGCGCGCCCGCTCGACCCGGCCCGGGCGCCGGGACTGGTCCGCCTGCGCCTGGAGCGGCCGCTGCCGCTGCGGGTCGGGGACCGCGCGGTGCTGCGCTCCACCGGCGACCGGGTCGTGCGCGGCGTACGCGTGCTCGACCCGCGGCCGCCGTCCCTGCGGCGGCGGGGGGCCGCCCGGGCCCGCGCCGTCGACCTGGCCCGTCTCGACGGGTCGACGGCGGCCGACCTGCGGGTGCGGGGGCTCGCCCGCGAGGACGACCTGCGCCGGGCCGGCCTCGACCCGGCCGCGACCCCGGGCGCCGCGCGCGCCGGGGGCTGGCTGCTCGACCCCGCCCGGGCCGAGCAGGCCGCCGAGCGGGTGCGTGCAGCCCTGGGCGCTCCCGGGGCGGCCGACGGGCTCGCGCCCGCCGAGCTCGCGCAGGCCGCGGGCCTGCCCGACCCGGCGCTCCTCGACGCGGTCGGGGTCCCGGGGGCGCGGCTCGAGGGCGGGCGCTGGCGCACCCGCGGCCCCGAGGTGCCGCCCGACCTGGCCGCGGCGCTCGAGGCGCTGCGCGCCGACCTGGAGCCGGCCTTCGCCGCGCCCAGCGCCGACCGGTTGCGCGAGCTCGGGCTCGACACCCGGGCCCTGGCCCGCCTCGACCGGGCGGGGGCCGTGCTGCACCTCGGTGGCGCGGTGGTGGTGCGCGCCGGTGCCGACGACGAGGCCCTCCCCCTGCTCGCGGCGCTCGAGCAACCCTTTCCCGTCACCGCCGCCCGCAGCGCGCTGGGCACCAGCCGGCGGGTGGCCCTGGCGCTGCTGGCCCACCTCGACCGCACCGGCCGCACGGTGCGGCTGGCCGACGACACCCGCCGCCTGCGCTGACGCCGAGCCGGCGCCAGTTCCTCACCGAGCCGGCGCCAGCTCCCCGCCGAGCCGGCGCCACTTCCCCCTGCCGGTCCGTCCCGTGGGCGGGGTGTGGCCCGCGCCACTCCTGCGGCTTACGCTGCGCCGGCCGCCCCCGTCGTACGCCTGGAGTCCCCGTGTCCCGTCGCCCCGCCCTGCTCGCCGCCGCCACCACCGCCCTCGCGCTGCTGGCGACGCTCGTGCCCGCCACGGCTCCCGCGCTGGCCGAGACCACGCCGGCGGAGCGGGCCGGGGTGCGCTACGTCGCCATGGGCGACTCCTACAGCGCGGCCTCGGGGGTGCTGCCGCTCGACCCGGCCGCGCCGGTGCAGTGCCTGCGCTCGATCCGCAACTACCCCCACGTCATCGCCGAGGCGATCGGCGCCCGCCTCACCGACGTGACCTGTGGTGCCGCCGACACCGGTGACTACCGCGGGTCGCAGTACGACGACGTACCGCCCCAGCTCGACGCCCTGAGCCGCCGCACCCGCCTGGTCACGATGACCATCGGCGGCAACGACAGCTCGGTCTTCCTCAACTCGATCCTGCAGTGCGGCGCCGCCGGCCTGGCGACGCTGGGCCAGGGCAGCCCCTGCAAGGACGAGTACGGCGACTCCTTCGTCACCACCATCCGCACGACGACCTTCCCGGCCATCCGCAGGGCGCTGCGCGACGTGCAGCGCCGCGCCCCCAGGGCGGAGGTCGCGATCCTGGGCTACCCGTGGATCATGCCGGAGCGGGTGGGCTGCTACCCGCTGATGCCCGTCGCGCGCGGGGACGTGCCCTACCTGCGCACCCTGCAGCGCGTGCTCAACAACGCGGTCAAGCGGGCCGCCCGGGCGACCGGGGCGACGTACGTGAACCTCAACCGGGTCTCCGACGGCCACGACGCCTGCCAGCTGCCCGGCGAGCGCTGGGTCGAGCCGGTGCTGGCCGGCACCAACCCCGTCATCGTGCACCCCAACGCCCTCGGCGAGGAGCAGATGGCCCAGCGGACCCTGGCGGTGCTCGGGCGTCAGTAGTCGTCGTCGGGCTCGGGGGCGCGCACCGCCCGTCCCCGGACACCGACGACGGTCATCACCACGAGCGCCAGCACCCCCGCCGCCAGCACGAGCACCACCGTCCCCCGGCTCGAGAGCTCCTCGCCGGGATCGCTGCTCGCGACCTGGAAGGAACCCGTCGCCCGGCTCGGCGAGCCGGCGTCGCCGTCGGGTGCGACCGCCGCGGCGGTGGCCGTGAATGTGAACGACCCCACGACCGCGTGCCCGTCCGACCCCACCACCCGGTAGCCGACCGAGTGCTCGCCGGGGCTCGACAGCCGCAGCGCCTGCTCGACGCTGCTCCCCGAGACGGCCGCCGCACCGTGCGAGACGGTCCGGCCGGAGGCGTCCTGCACGACCACCTCGACGTGGTGCGGGTCGATCGGGGTCCCGAAGGCCAGCGCCACCCGCTCCAGCGGGCTGCTGATGGTGTCACCGTCGCCGGGCGTGCTCGCCACGAGACCGGTGTGCCCGTGCGCGGGAGCGCCGACCAGGGCGGTGAGCACGACCACGACGGCCACCACGGCTACCCGCACCGCCCGCCAGTGCTGCGACTGCCTCATCGTCTCCCCCTGACGTCGTCGATCCAGCCTCCCCGCGCGACCTTGGGGCGGGGTTGACCTCGGGACGCCGGACGCCCTCACCCCGTCACCAGCGCCTCGGGGAAGGCGGCGCTCAGCTCGGTCCCCGCCGGCGACGTCGCCGTCAGGTCCAGCCGACCGCCGAGGTCGTGGACGGCGTCGTGCAGCAGCCGCA
The Nocardioides marinisabuli genome window above contains:
- a CDS encoding selenocysteine-specific translation elongation factor, whose amino-acid sequence is MHVVATAGHVDHGKSTLVRALTGADPDRLAEEQRRGLTIELGYAWTDLPGAGEVAFVDVPGHERFVATMLAGVGPVPVAVLVVAADDPWMPQAAEHLAVLDALGVAHGLLVVSRADLADPAPALARAREELSRTGLAHVPHVVTAAGDDEGAATLRTEVGAALARVLAGVPAPDPGADVRLWVDRVFHVRGTGTVVTGTLPAGTVHEGDVLDGPGGPVRVRRVESLGRRRDAVTGVARVALALADRSPGAVDALGRGAALVTPGAFLDVDLLDVEVTGPDLDRLPERPLLHVGSTQLAVHARPLDPARAPGLVRLRLERPLPLRVGDRAVLRSTGDRVVRGVRVLDPRPPSLRRRGAARARAVDLARLDGSTAADLRVRGLAREDDLRRAGLDPAATPGAARAGGWLLDPARAEQAAERVRAALGAPGAADGLAPAELAQAAGLPDPALLDAVGVPGARLEGGRWRTRGPEVPPDLAAALEALRADLEPAFAAPSADRLRELGLDTRALARLDRAGAVLHLGGAVVVRAGADDEALPLLAALEQPFPVTAARSALGTSRRVALALLAHLDRTGRTVRLADDTRRLR
- a CDS encoding SGNH/GDSL hydrolase family protein, with translation MSRRPALLAAATTALALLATLVPATAPALAETTPAERAGVRYVAMGDSYSAASGVLPLDPAAPVQCLRSIRNYPHVIAEAIGARLTDVTCGAADTGDYRGSQYDDVPPQLDALSRRTRLVTMTIGGNDSSVFLNSILQCGAAGLATLGQGSPCKDEYGDSFVTTIRTTTFPAIRRALRDVQRRAPRAEVAILGYPWIMPERVGCYPLMPVARGDVPYLRTLQRVLNNAVKRAARATGATYVNLNRVSDGHDACQLPGERWVEPVLAGTNPVIVHPNALGEEQMAQRTLAVLGRQ
- a CDS encoding copper resistance CopC family protein, with product MRQSQHWRAVRVAVVAVVVVLTALVGAPAHGHTGLVASTPGDGDTISSPLERVALAFGTPIDPHHVEVVVQDASGRTVSHGAAAVSGSSVEQALRLSSPGEHSVGYRVVGSDGHAVVGSFTFTATAAAVAPDGDAGSPSRATGSFQVASSDPGEELSSRGTVVLVLAAGVLALVVMTVVGVRGRAVRAPEPDDDY